GAAGGTGGCGTTCAGCTGGTACGGCGTGCCCGAGGCGACGGCGGCGAACGACGAACGGCCCTGGTGGGCGGTGTGGGCGACCTTGCTCACGGAGTTCTCCGCGGGCACCCGCGCCTGGTCGGCGGCGTGGGCCGCGGGCAGGGCGAGGGCGGAGAGGGCCAGGGCGCCGGAGACGGCGGCCACGGTGGCACGAATGCGCATGTGCGGTTCCCCTGCGTACGTAGTTTGAGGGAGTCGGGTGCGACTCCGACTCGTCAGACACGGCACGCAGGGGAACGGTTGTACGCAATCTGAAGAAACTGTAAGAGAGTTCTGAAGATCGACTGGAACGGGGCTCGGCGGATCAGTCGAACCAGCGGTCCCGGGCCAACTCCTCGGTGCGGGACGGGTCCTCCAGCAGGGCCGCGACCTCGAACCGGCGCGGCCACTGCCCCGCCGCCCAGGCGAGGCCCGCGGCGACCCCCTCCAGGGTGGCGGCGTGCAGCACCCCGTCGTCGGTCAGCCGCCAGTCGATCTCGACGCCGTCCACGACCAGTTCGCCGTGTTCGACGTACGTCTCGGGCGTGCGCGGCCCGAGCAGCACCCGCACCGCCCCCGGCACGTCGTGCTCGGTGCCCTCGGAGTGCACCTCGCCGGTGACGGACTCGCTCAGCCGCCGCACCTGGAGCAGCTCGGCCAACTCGGCGGCCCGGGACGGCCGTACGGGCAGCAGGGGCACGCCGGAGGTGAAGGGCAGCAGGTCCGGGGAGTCGACCACCACGGCGTCCGCGGCGTCCACGACCGTCACCCGATCGTCGAGCACGGCCCGCAACTCGTCGGGCAGTGTGACCTGTTCCGGGTCGAGTTCCGCCAACGCTCCGTACAGGCCGTGCAGTTGGGCCGCGGTGACCGGGCGGTCCGGGTCGGCGAGGCGGTCCAGCAGCTCGGCGGCGCCGCCCGGCTCGTCCAGGAGGGCGCCGACCGAGGTCCGCACCCCGAGCGCCCGCAGCACCTGCTCGTCCTCGAACCCGGTGGCGTCGGCCTCGTCGTACAGCCCGCGCAGCAGCGGGTCGCCGCCCGCGGCCCGCAGTCCGGCCGGGCGCCGCCCGTCGAGGACCGGGTGCCCGCGCAGCCACCACGCGGTGTACGACCGGACGACCTCGTGGGTGCCGTCGGGCAGCAGGACGCGCACCGGCTGGGTCAGCGCGTCCCGCAGCGGCGGCCGGGCAAGCAGGGAGAGGGCCTCGGGCCAGTGGTCGTCGGCCACCAGGTCGAGGTCGCGCACGGCGACGAGTTCGGTGGCGACCGGCGGCACCGGGCTGTCCGGGAAGCGGTCGAGGATGTCCTCGCACCACACGTCCACCGCGTCCAGCAGCCCGGCGTCGTCCGGTTCGGCGAAGTCGCCCTCGCGGGGCTCCAGTTCGTCCGGGTCGAGGACGACGTCGGTGGCGCGCACCAGGGCGAAGCCGGCGAGCACCCCGCAGGCGGTGAGCGGCTGTTCGCCCCACCGCTCGGCCAGTTCGCGGGCCACCGTGGGCAGTTCGTCCTCACGGATCACCCGGGCGAAGGGGCTGCCCGGGTACACCAGCTCGCCCGCGGGGACGAGTTCGCCGTCCTCGTCGGGCAGCGCGAGGGCGCCGAGCCAGGGCTCCTCGCCGGGCTCCAGGCCCGCGTCACGCACCAACCCGAGGACGGTGTCGGCCAGTTCCTCGGCGTCCGGGGCGTCCTCCTCCCAGGCGAGGCCGCCCTCCTCGTCCAGCGAGGCGGCGACGGCGGCCCGCACCTGCGGGGTGGTGAGCACCGCGCGCGGGGTGGCGGGCAGCGCGCCCAGCTTCTCCAGCAGGGGATGCGTGGCGTCCTCGTGGGCGACCTTCAGCCCGAGCCGGCCGAGCACGTCCACGTCGATCCGGGCGCCGTCGGGGGTGGGCAGCAGCACCTGCCGCGGGCCGATCGTCGTCCGGCCGTCGGCCAGCGGCACGGGCAGCCCGGACAGCCGGTCCGGGTCGATGCCGGCGAGGCTGTCGTAGAGCCGCCACCACCAGTCGGGGTCCTTCTCCAGGCCGGCCAGCCGGTCGATGGCGTCGGCGAGCGGGAGCCGGGCCACGCCGAGCACGCGCAGCTCGGCGCGGCGCTCCAGGCCGGCGGGCAGCAGGGTGGGCAGCACCTCGGCGAGCACCCGCACGGTGTCGGCGCCCGCGCCCTCCACGATCTCGGCGTCCCGGGGCCGCAGCGCCCCCGGCAGCTCGTCCTCGCCGTCCGCGCCGTCCGCGCCGTCCGCGCCGGGCAGCGCGGGCGGCAGGAAGGCGGTGCGCGGCAGCCGCTCCAGCAGGGCCTCGCGCAGCGCCCCGTCCAGCTCGCCCTTGCCCAGCGGCCCGGGTACGAGGTCGACGGCGCCCTCCGTCACCGGGCGCCACCCGGCGAGCAGCGCGGCGTAGGCGTCGGCCGCCCGCTGCACCAGGAAGTCGGTGAGGGGGCCGGGCGCGGTGTGCCGGCGGGTGGTGTCGAGGGGGAAGGAGGCGATGAGCAGGGCGGGGACGCCCAGGGGTTCGTCGCTGGGGGTGGGGGCGTGCACCACGGGGGCCGTGCGGGGCCGCAGCGGGCGGCCCTCGTCGTCCTCCGGGACGGCCCAGGTCACCGACCAGTGGGGGCGCAGCCGCTCCTCCACCGGCCGGTCGGCGAGGAGTGCGGGGTCGAGGGGGCCGTGGGCGGTGGTGGTCCGCCACCGGGTGGTGCCCTCGCGGGAGTCCTCGACGACGGTGACGGCGCCCTCGGTGCGGCGGCGGAGGGTGCGGGGCGCGTCGCCGTTCACCTCGACGACGACCTCCTCCAGACCGGGGAGGGTCAGCAGCAGCGCGTCGTCCACGGCGTTCAGCAGCCGCTCGGCGAGGTCGGCGGCGGCCGCGTCGCGCAGCGGCAGGATGACCGCGGTGTCGTACGGGTCGGGGGCGGTGCCCTCGGCGGCGAACGGCAGCCGCAGCAGCGGCACGTGGCCCGCGCGCCGGCGGACCTCGTCACCGAGTCCGGGGCTGTGCCGGGCGGTGTCGGCGGCCAGCTCCCGGGCCTCGTCGAGGGACCAGCGCACCCCGCCGTGCCGGCCGACGAGCGCGGGCTCGTCCGTCACCGAGAGGACGGCGGCGAAGCCGACGCCGAACCGGCCCACCGCGCCGTGCGTGGACTCGGCGTCCCGCTTGGCGGAGGCGCGCAGGGTGGCGAGGGACTCGACGCCCGCCGCGTCCAGCGGGGCACCGGTGTTGGCCGCGACCAGGACGTTGTCGCGCAGGGTGAGGCGCAGACGGCCGGGAGCCCCCGAACGCGCGGCGGCGTCGGCCGCGTTCTGCGCCAGCTCGATCACCAGGCGGTCGCGGTAGCCGCCCAGGACCAGGTCCTCCTCCGCGTTGGCGTCCTCGCGGAACCGCGCGGGGCTGGTGGCCCAGGCGTCGAGGACGCCGCGACGCAGCCGGGCCGTCCCGAAGGGATCGGCACCCTCGGCCGCCGGCCGCACGTACTTGCTGCTCACGTTCACACTCCTCGTCGACGTGAGGAAGAAGGTACAGCGCGCCGCCGACATCGGCGGTCCGCTGCGGGGCGCTTCGCGGCGGTGCCCGGGGTCAGGACACCCGCAGGCGGTAGACCTGCCGGGAGCCGCCCTCCGGGCCGGGGGCGGCCGGCTCGCCCGGGGTGAAGCCGAGGGCCGTGTAGAAGGCGCGGGCGCCGCTCGTCACCACGCCGGGGTGGTCCGGGCCGAAGGTGACGACCTCCACGGTGGCGGGGGGCCGCACGAACCGCCGCAGCGACTCGGCCAGCAGGGCGCGGCCCACGCCCGTGCCCCGGGCCCGTTCGCCGACGACCAGCCAGTGCACCTTGTGGACCGGGGCGGTACCGCCGAACAGGAGGGCGCCGAGCGGGCCGGGCCCGTCGGCGACCAGGGCCGTGGCACCGGCGATGCCCCGCCGCACGGCGTCGGTGAAGCCGGGGTCGTCCACCATCGGGCCGAACCAGTGCTCCACCTCGGCCGCCAGGGAGAGGAAGGCGGGCAGGTCGGTGTCCCGTGCGAGCCGGACCACGGTCAGGAGTGGCCCAGTTCGGCGGTCTCCTCGTCCGGCGCCTCCGGGACCGAACCGGAGTCGCGGGCCGGGTGCAGCGGGAAGGGCTCGACGCGGGTCTCGTCGACGACCGGCGGGGCGGGCTGCGGGGGCTTGGGCATGACCGCCGCCTCGGAGTGGCCGCCGCAGCCGTAGGCGAGGGAGACCACCCGGCCGTCGGCCGGGGCGAACTCGTTGGCGCAGACGCCGAAGGCCTGGCCGAGGGAGCCGCCGATGGGCGTCAGGAAGCCGCAGGTCATGCAGGTGGCCGGGGCCGCCTGGGCCATCGGCGTCTTCGGGCCGAACGCCTCCTCCCAGCGGTCGGCCGCGCTGTGCAGCCCGTACCGGGACAGGACGCGGGCCCGGCGCATGCCCAGTTCCTCGGCCACCGCGGCGATCGAGCCGCGCGAGGGAGCCGTCGGCTGGGCCGCGGGCGTGCCCGGGGTGACGTCGGCGTCCTCGGCGTCCGCCAGTTCGGCCATCTCCTCGGACATCACCGAGTTGGGCGGCGGCTGTTCCTCGCCGGTGTAGCCGGGCTCCAGGCGCAGGTCGTCCTGGTCGGTGGGGAGCAGGTCGCCGGGGCCGAGGTCGCCCGGGCGCAGCCGCTCGCTCCACGGCACCCACTCGGGCGCGAGCAGAGCGTCGGGGCCGGGCAGCAGCACCACCTCGTCCAGCGTGACGACCTTGGCGCGCGAGGCGCGGGCCACGGTGACGGCCCAGCGCCAGCCCCGGTAGCCCAGCTCCTTGCACTCGAAGAAGTGCGTGACAACACGGTCGCCCTCGGAGACGAGTCCGGTGTGCTCGCCGACCACACCGGGCGCGGCCGCCTCCTCCGCGGCGCCCCGGGCGAGGTCGACCGCCTCGGCGCACAGACGGTCGGGGGTGCGGCTTCGCGTTGTCGCTGCGCTCACAGGTATCGCTTCTCTCCTACGCCGTCTCGTCAAGGCGGCTGCCTCCGGCGGGGTTGGCCGACGGAGCGGACCTCAGGACCGCATCGACGTCTGCATCCGCGCGCTGGGCGCACCTCTGCCATCCATTCTGCGTTATGGCTGAGATACGCACGCTACACCGAACAGGATTCGTTGCCGCTCGACGGCATTCTCCCCCACCCGGCCCGCCCCTCTCGCCGGTCCGGCGGGTGCGGTTCGCCGCCATACGTGCCGTATCCGCACTATCCGGAGGGTTCTCGGGGCACTATGAACCTCGTGGCGACCGCGGACAAACGTGGGGTTCGGGGTGGCGGTGTCCGCCGGGGAGGCGGCGCCGTCCGGTCCGTCGGGCGTGCCCTGCACCTCCCCGTCACCGGTGCCGCGCGCGGCATCCGCCGGGCCACGCACGCGCACGGCGCCGGTGAGTCGGGCCTCGGCAAGCTGATCGAGCTGCACGCGGTGAACGGCGCCGGGGACGTCATGATCACCGTGGCGCTGGCGTCCACGGTGTTCTTCTCGGTGCCGACCGACGAGGCGCGCGGGCGGGTCGCGCTGTACCTGGCGATCACCATGGCGCCGTTCACCGTGCTCGCCCCGGTCATCGGCCCGCTGCTGGACCGGCTGCCGCACGGGCGGCGGGCCGCGATGGCGGCGGCCATGCTGGCGCGGGCGCTGCTCGCGCTGGTGATCTCGGGCGCGGTGGCGACCGGCAGCCTGGGCCTGTATCCCGCCGCGCTCGGCGTGCTGGTCGCCTCCAAGGCGTACGGCGTGGTGCGCAGCGCCGTCGTACCGCGGCTGCTGCCGCCCCGGTTCTCGCTGGTGAAGGCGAACTCCCGGGTGACGCTGGCCGGGCTGCTCGCCACCGGGGTGGCCGCGCCGATCGCGGCGGGGCTGCACCGGTTCGGCGACCCCTGGCCGCTGTACGGCGCCTTCCTGATCTTCGTGGGCGGTACCGCGCTGTCCTTCTCGCTGCCGCCCAAGGTGGACTCGGCGCGGGGCGAGGACGTGGCGCTGCTCGCGGCCGGCCCGCCGCGGGAGCCGCACCGCAGGCGGCAGGGGAAGCGGCCGGTGCTGCGGGCCGTGGGGGCCACCGTGACGCACGCCCTCGCCGCCAACGCCGCCCTGCGCTGCCTGTCCGGCTTCCTGATCTTCTTCCTCGCCTTCCTGCTGCGCGAGCAGCCGATGACCGGCCAGAGCGCGGCGGTCTCGCTGGGGCTGGTGGGCGTCGCGGCCGGCACGGGCAACGCGCTGGGCACGGCGGTGGGGGCGTGGCTGAGATCACGCGCCCCGGAGATCATCATCGTGACGGTCATCGCGGTGGTCCTGGGCGCGGCGATCGTGGCCGCGCTCTTCTTCGGGGCCGTCCTGGTGACCTGTCTCGCCGCCGTCGCCGGGTTCGCGCAGGCGCTGGCCAAGCTGGCGCTGGACGCGCTGATCCAGCGGGACGTGCCGGAACTGGTGCGCAGTT
This Streptomyces misionensis DNA region includes the following protein-coding sequences:
- a CDS encoding GNAT family N-acetyltransferase; the protein is MTVVRLARDTDLPAFLSLAAEVEHWFGPMVDDPGFTDAVRRGIAGATALVADGPGPLGALLFGGTAPVHKVHWLVVGERARGTGVGRALLAESLRRFVRPPATVEVVTFGPDHPGVVTSGARAFYTALGFTPGEPAAPGPEGGSRQVYRLRVS
- a CDS encoding MFS transporter, with the protein product MNLVATADKRGVRGGGVRRGGGAVRSVGRALHLPVTGAARGIRRATHAHGAGESGLGKLIELHAVNGAGDVMITVALASTVFFSVPTDEARGRVALYLAITMAPFTVLAPVIGPLLDRLPHGRRAAMAAAMLARALLALVISGAVATGSLGLYPAALGVLVASKAYGVVRSAVVPRLLPPRFSLVKANSRVTLAGLLATGVAAPIAAGLHRFGDPWPLYGAFLIFVGGTALSFSLPPKVDSARGEDVALLAAGPPREPHRRRQGKRPVLRAVGATVTHALAANAALRCLSGFLIFFLAFLLREQPMTGQSAAVSLGLVGVAAGTGNALGTAVGAWLRSRAPEIIIVTVIAVVLGAAIVAALFFGAVLVTCLAAVAGFAQALAKLALDALIQRDVPELVRSSAFARSETLLQMAWVFGGAVGIVMPLNGTVGLLVGAAFVAVGWLSTLRGLVRSARHGGRARMA
- a CDS encoding sacsin N-terminal ATP-binding-like domain-containing protein → MSAARCTFFLTSTRSVNVSSKYVRPAAEGADPFGTARLRRGVLDAWATSPARFREDANAEEDLVLGGYRDRLVIELAQNAADAAARSGAPGRLRLTLRDNVLVAANTGAPLDAAGVESLATLRASAKRDAESTHGAVGRFGVGFAAVLSVTDEPALVGRHGGVRWSLDEARELAADTARHSPGLGDEVRRRAGHVPLLRLPFAAEGTAPDPYDTAVILPLRDAAAADLAERLLNAVDDALLLTLPGLEEVVVEVNGDAPRTLRRRTEGAVTVVEDSREGTTRWRTTTAHGPLDPALLADRPVEERLRPHWSVTWAVPEDDEGRPLRPRTAPVVHAPTPSDEPLGVPALLIASFPLDTTRRHTAPGPLTDFLVQRAADAYAALLAGWRPVTEGAVDLVPGPLGKGELDGALREALLERLPRTAFLPPALPGADGADGADGEDELPGALRPRDAEIVEGAGADTVRVLAEVLPTLLPAGLERRAELRVLGVARLPLADAIDRLAGLEKDPDWWWRLYDSLAGIDPDRLSGLPVPLADGRTTIGPRQVLLPTPDGARIDVDVLGRLGLKVAHEDATHPLLEKLGALPATPRAVLTTPQVRAAVAASLDEEGGLAWEEDAPDAEELADTVLGLVRDAGLEPGEEPWLGALALPDEDGELVPAGELVYPGSPFARVIREDELPTVARELAERWGEQPLTACGVLAGFALVRATDVVLDPDELEPREGDFAEPDDAGLLDAVDVWCEDILDRFPDSPVPPVATELVAVRDLDLVADDHWPEALSLLARPPLRDALTQPVRVLLPDGTHEVVRSYTAWWLRGHPVLDGRRPAGLRAAGGDPLLRGLYDEADATGFEDEQVLRALGVRTSVGALLDEPGGAAELLDRLADPDRPVTAAQLHGLYGALAELDPEQVTLPDELRAVLDDRVTVVDAADAVVVDSPDLLPFTSGVPLLPVRPSRAAELAELLQVRRLSESVTGEVHSEGTEHDVPGAVRVLLGPRTPETYVEHGELVVDGVEIDWRLTDDGVLHAATLEGVAAGLAWAAGQWPRRFEVAALLEDPSRTEELARDRWFD
- a CDS encoding DUF3027 domain-containing protein — encoded protein: MSAATTRSRTPDRLCAEAVDLARGAAEEAAAPGVVGEHTGLVSEGDRVVTHFFECKELGYRGWRWAVTVARASRAKVVTLDEVVLLPGPDALLAPEWVPWSERLRPGDLGPGDLLPTDQDDLRLEPGYTGEEQPPPNSVMSEEMAELADAEDADVTPGTPAAQPTAPSRGSIAAVAEELGMRRARVLSRYGLHSAADRWEEAFGPKTPMAQAAPATCMTCGFLTPIGGSLGQAFGVCANEFAPADGRVVSLAYGCGGHSEAAVMPKPPQPAPPVVDETRVEPFPLHPARDSGSVPEAPDEETAELGHS